In Sorangium aterium, the genomic stretch ACTCGCGCTCACGACGAGCTTCGATCTCTCGTCCCTCGAGCGGCACCGCGACCCCCCTCCACCTGGGCAGGCCGACACGATCAGCGCCGCGAATCTCGAGATGAAGCTCGCGGAGATCCGGCATATTCCCGTGGTCGACGCGAAGGGGCACGTCGTCGGGATCGTCTCGGATCGCGATTTGCTCCGCCACGTGAGCCGCCTCGACGGCAAGCCCATCCCGATCGAGTCGATCATGACTCGGCGTGTCCGCACCGTGCGATCGACGACCCCGGCCGCCGACGCAGCCCAGATCCTCCTCGATCACAAGATCGGCTGTCTGCCCGTGGTCGGCGACGAGGAGCAGCTCATCGGGATCATCACCGAGACCGATTTCCTGAGCATCGCTCAGCAGGCGCTGCGAGGCGTCGACGTGACCCACAGCGCCGGAGATCGCTAGAAGACGGGCGGTGGATGGCGAGTCCCCGTTCCTCCTGAAGCTCACCTCCGGCGGCACGCTCTGGGTCGCCGGCACCTTCTACGGTTCCGTCGACGTCGGCTCGGGTCGCGTCGCCGAGCACGAGCGGATTCGTCTTCCGCATCCCGGCGCGTGAGTAAATTCAGAAGGCTGGGTAGCAGCTCTTGCCGTCGGTGGTGATCGGTCTGTCCTCGGGCTCGGCCTGCGTGAGGTCGATGGCGTGGAGATCCGTCACGTCGTCATGGCGCAGGCAGTAGACGAGGGACGTCGCGTCGGGAGCGATCGTCGCGCTATCTATGTAGGTGCCGGGCTCGGCGAGCACGAGGGGGGATATCATGGCTGTGGCCATGTCGTAGACCAAGAGGGCGCTTGTCTCTACCGTGGTGTCGTTGGCCGGA encodes the following:
- a CDS encoding CBS domain-containing protein is translated as MPSASPAPSETQSVDQLAQLALTTSFDLSSLERHRDPPPPGQADTISAANLEMKLAEIRHIPVVDAKGHVVGIVSDRDLLRHVSRLDGKPIPIESIMTRRVRTVRSTTPAADAAQILLDHKIGCLPVVGDEEQLIGIITETDFLSIAQQALRGVDVTHSAGDR